ACGGCGTCGTCGGGCGCGAGGTTGCGCACCTCGACCGTCCCCATGAGGTCGAGGTCGAGGAGGGTGGCCCACAGCGCCCGCGCGGCCGCGGCGTCCAGCGCGAGGACGTCGTGGATCTTGACGACGCCCTCCGGGCGGTTCTCGTCGCTCCACTTCTCCGTGCGCCGCAGCAGCGCGTAGCCGCGCGGCTCGCCCGCGGCGTCCCGGACGAACGCGATCCGCCGCCGCTCGGCGCCCTTGCGGGCCGAGGGCCAGTCCAGGACGTGCAGCCGCCGCAGCGCCTCGGTGTCCCGGGTGATCCACCCGGGACGCACGGCGCTGCCGTGGACCTGCTCCAGCTCGGCGCCGTGCCGGGCGACGTCGAAGGTGTCGAGCTCGACGAGGAGCTCCTCGCTCCCGGGAACCGGGCGCAGGTCGGCGCCCCTGCCCAGGGTGAGCGAGGCGCGGTGGCTCGCGATGCCGTATCCGTACCGGCCGTAGATACCGCTCTCCGCGGCGTAGAGGACCGAGAGGACCTCGCCGCGGTCACGGCTGCGGCGCAGGTGCGCGTGGAGCATCGTGCGGCTCAGGCCGCGCCGGCGGTGCCCGGGGTGCACCCCGACCCAGGTGAGGCCGGCGGCGGGCACCCGCTGCCCGCCGGGCACCTGCACCCGGAAGGCGTAGGAGGAGTGCATCGCCGCGAGCATCGTCCCCCGCGGGCCGTCGAACCAGACGCCGACGCTGCGCGCGGGCTCCAGCGCCCACACGTCGACCTGGTCGTCCTCGGGGGAGGATTCGAAGGCGAAGGCCCAGCGGTCGATCTCGCGCATGGCGTCGCGGTCGGTGGCGTCGTCGAGCTCGGCGAGGCGGTAGCCGGGCGGCAGCGGGACCTGTGTGGGGTGGGTGTGGGGCACGGGGACGAGCATGGCAGCAGCCCCGACGGCGTAGCGAGCGGTTTTTGGGACAATGGCGGGCGTGACCGACTGGAGCGAGCTCGTCCTCGACGTCGCCGAGGACGTCCCACCCGGTCGTGCCACGACGTACGGCCTCGTCTCGGAGGCCGCGCGGGCGCGCACCGGCCAGGGCTCGGCGCGGTCGGTCGGCGCGGTCATGGCGCGCGAGGGCGGTTCCGTCGCCTGGTGGCGGGTCGTCCGCGCCGACGGGTCGCTGCCCAGCCACCTCGCCGCCCGCGCCGCCGAGCACTACGCCGCGGAGGGGACGCCGCTGCGTCCCGGTGGCGCCGTCGACCTCACCCGCGCCCTGTGGGACCCCGTGGAGGAGCTCCATGCCTGAAGGCCACTCGATCCACCGGCTCGCGCTCGCGTTCGACGAGCTGCTCCACGGGCAGCGGCTGGAGGTGAGCTCACCCCAGGGCCGCTTCGCCGCGGGCGCCGCGCTGCTCGACGGGCACCGGCTCGTCGCCACCGACGCCCACGGCAAGCACCTGTTCCTCGGCTTCGCGGCCGGCGACGACGCGGCAGCCGAGGAGCTGCGCTGGCTGCGCGTGCACCTCGGGCTGGCCGGCTCGTGGACCTTCGCCGGCGACTCGACGTTCCACGCCCCGCACGCCATCGGCGCGCCCCGGCGCCGCGTCGCGGAGGAGGAGACGCCACTGTCCGGCGAGAGCACGGAGGTGGCCCCGGACGACTGGCAGCCGCCCGAGCCGCCAGGGGCCGTGCGCGTCCGGCTGCTCGGTGAGCACGGCGTCGCCGACCTCACCGGCCCCGCCGCGTGCGAGGTGGTGACGCCGGAGGAGAAGGCGGCGGTCCAGGCCCGGCTCGGCCCCGACCCGCTGCGCACCGACGGGGACCCCGAGGTGTTCGTCGCGGACGTCCGGCGCCGGGCGCGGCCGGTGGGCGAGCTCCTCATGGACCAGGCGGTCATCGCCGGCGTCGGCAACATCTACCGGGCCGAGGCGCTCTACCGGGCGCGACTCCACCCGCGTCGCCTCGGCAGGACCGTCTCGGCGGCCAAGCTGCGCGGCATGTGGGCCGACCTCGCGGTGCTCATGGCCGACGGCGTGGCCACCGGCCGCATCGTCACCACCGAGGCGGAGGACCGGCAGGAGGAGGACGACCGGTGGTACGTCTACCACCGCTCGGGCCGCCCCTGCCTGCGCTGCGGCACCCGGGTGACCGAGGACGTCATGGGTGCGCGGCGGGTGTTCTGGTGCCCGCGCGAGCAGCGCCGCTGAGCCCTGCGGTCCCGCCCGCGCCCACTCAGCCCTGGGGGACGGGCGCCGCGGCGACGAGCGCGGCGACCGTGTCCTCCAGCGGCGTGGTGAGCCGCACGGTGCGCCCGCCGCGCGGGGCGAGCAGCCCCTGCTCGTCGGCCCGGTAGAGCTCGGCGAGGCTCTCGGCCACGGGCATCGGCAGACCGGTCGCCGCGAGCGTGGGCGCCCACGCCTCCTCGGGCAGCGGGACGACGGCGAGCTCGCGGCCCAGTGCCGCGCCGAGCACCGCCGCCACCTCCCGCTCGGTGTACTCCGGCCCGAGGACGTCGACGACCTCGTCCGCCGCCGCCGGCGCGAGGAGGGTGCGGGCGACGACGACGCCGAGGTCGCGGGTGGCGCCCATGGGGTGCGGGACGTCGGCGGACGCGGCGAAGACCGGGTAGACGCCCTCGGCGCGCGCGACGTCGAGGACGTCACCGACCTTCTCCTGGAAGTGCCCCGAGCGCAGCGCGCTGACCCGTGCGCCGGTCGCCCGCAGCGACTCCTCGAGGACGTGGAGCCCTGCGATCGGCCCCGTCCCGCCCGGCAGGTCGGCCCCGCCGGAGGACAGGACGACGACGTGCGGCACACCCGCCCGCCGCACGGCGCCCGCCGTCGCGCCGGCGACGGCCCGGGCGTCCGTGGCACCGTCCTCGACGGTGAGGTCGAAGGGCAGCAGGGCGAACAGCCCGGTGCACCCGGTGAGGGCCTCGGCCAGCGCCTCCTCGTCGTGCAGGTCGACGAGCCGTGCCTGCGCGCCGCGTGCCTCCCACGCGGCGGCGGCCTCGGGACGGCGGACGAGGACGCGCACGGGCCGGCCCGCGCGCAAGAGGTGGTCCGCGGCAGCGGACCCGACACGTCCGCTGGCTCCGGCGATGGCGTACATGGGTGCTCCTTCGGGTCGGTGTGCCTGGATCACCGACGCTACGGAGGAGTCTGCGGAGCATCCATGCCTGTCCCTCCGCCCTTCTTGACCGTTCGTCCACTCTCAGCAGGACGTCCGGTTCGTCCGGTGTCAGACTGCGCGCATGAAGGCCACGCCCTGGCAGAGTGCCGACCGCCTCGCGCAGGCGCTGCACACTGTGCGGATGCGCGGCACGTTCTACTGCCACGCCGAGCTCACCGAACCGTGGGCGCTGGAGATGCCGGCGTTCCCTGGGACCGTGAGCTTCCACGCCATCACGGCGGGCACGTGCTGGCTGCGGGTCGACGGCGGGGAGCCGGAGGAGTTGCACGCCGGCGACCTCGCCCT
Above is a genomic segment from Georgenia wutianyii containing:
- a CDS encoding GNAT family N-acetyltransferase codes for the protein MLVPVPHTHPTQVPLPPGYRLAELDDATDRDAMREIDRWAFAFESSPEDDQVDVWALEPARSVGVWFDGPRGTMLAAMHSSYAFRVQVPGGQRVPAAGLTWVGVHPGHRRRGLSRTMLHAHLRRSRDRGEVLSVLYAAESGIYGRYGYGIASHRASLTLGRGADLRPVPGSEELLVELDTFDVARHGAELEQVHGSAVRPGWITRDTEALRRLHVLDWPSARKGAERRRIAFVRDAAGEPRGYALLRRTEKWSDENRPEGVVKIHDVLALDAAAARALWATLLDLDLMGTVEVRNLAPDDAVLGLLTDLRGTNRKIHDDVWVRILDLPAALRLRSYPCAVDVVLDVSDPLVPDNHGRWHVRGGPEGVEVSRTEAPAHLAIGVADLGSAYLGGTTLSALHAAGRVTELVPGSLVPAAAALGWPVAPSTGWGF
- a CDS encoding NmrA family NAD(P)-binding protein, with the translated sequence MYAIAGASGRVGSAAADHLLRAGRPVRVLVRRPEAAAAWEARGAQARLVDLHDEEALAEALTGCTGLFALLPFDLTVEDGATDARAVAGATAGAVRRAGVPHVVVLSSGGADLPGGTGPIAGLHVLEESLRATGARVSALRSGHFQEKVGDVLDVARAEGVYPVFAASADVPHPMGATRDLGVVVARTLLAPAAADEVVDVLGPEYTEREVAAVLGAALGRELAVVPLPEEAWAPTLAATGLPMPVAESLAELYRADEQGLLAPRGGRTVRLTTPLEDTVAALVAAAPVPQG
- a CDS encoding Fpg/Nei family DNA glycosylase, whose translation is MPEGHSIHRLALAFDELLHGQRLEVSSPQGRFAAGAALLDGHRLVATDAHGKHLFLGFAAGDDAAAEELRWLRVHLGLAGSWTFAGDSTFHAPHAIGAPRRRVAEEETPLSGESTEVAPDDWQPPEPPGAVRVRLLGEHGVADLTGPAACEVVTPEEKAAVQARLGPDPLRTDGDPEVFVADVRRRARPVGELLMDQAVIAGVGNIYRAEALYRARLHPRRLGRTVSAAKLRGMWADLAVLMADGVATGRIVTTEAEDRQEEDDRWYVYHRSGRPCLRCGTRVTEDVMGARRVFWCPREQRR
- a CDS encoding MGMT family protein; protein product: MAGVTDWSELVLDVAEDVPPGRATTYGLVSEAARARTGQGSARSVGAVMAREGGSVAWWRVVRADGSLPSHLAARAAEHYAAEGTPLRPGGAVDLTRALWDPVEELHA